In one Dehalococcoidia bacterium genomic region, the following are encoded:
- a CDS encoding NAD(P)/FAD-dependent oxidoreductase, whose translation MPNRLEYDAVVVGSGPNGLAAAITLARSGRSVLVVEAKDKIGGGMRSSELTLPGFVHDVCSAVHPMGVASPFFRSLDLASHGLEWVHSPASLAHPLDDGAAVLLEHSVDATAQTLGTDAKRYSRLMKPLAENWDKLLDDALGPLHFPRHPLVLNRFGSLAGESVDYFVQSRFKSERARVLFAGVAAHSILPTDRGWGAAFGLMLCAAGHSTGWPIAKGGSQSIGDALVRCLVALGGEVSTGIEVRSLRDLPKSKAILLDVTPRQLAAIAGDQLPPSYRERLVEHSHGPGVFKMDWALSGPIPWKDSQCLKAATVHVGGAFKEIATAENAVWKGEHPEKPLVILAQPSLFDPTRVPDGKQSAWAYCHVPNGSTFDMSPRIEAQIEHFAPGFRDLILAKKVMNTSDMQDYNPNYIGGDIAGGVQNPFRLRVRPLGQWKPYATPLKGVYLCSSSMPPGAGVHGMCGYHAAKTVLREV comes from the coding sequence ATGCCGAATAGACTCGAATACGACGCAGTTGTTGTTGGATCGGGGCCGAATGGATTAGCTGCTGCCATAACGCTGGCCCGGTCCGGACGTTCGGTTCTGGTGGTTGAGGCCAAAGATAAGATCGGGGGCGGTATGCGCTCCTCTGAGCTGACCCTCCCCGGATTTGTTCACGATGTTTGCTCGGCAGTTCACCCGATGGGAGTTGCGTCCCCTTTCTTCCGTTCGCTCGATCTGGCCTCGCACGGCTTGGAATGGGTTCATTCCCCGGCCTCGCTTGCTCACCCCCTCGATGACGGCGCAGCTGTATTGCTGGAGCATTCCGTTGATGCCACCGCCCAGACTCTTGGAACGGACGCGAAGCGCTACAGCAGGCTGATGAAACCGCTGGCCGAGAATTGGGATAAGCTGCTGGATGACGCTCTGGGGCCGCTGCATTTTCCCAGACATCCCCTGGTGTTGAATCGGTTCGGGTCTCTGGCGGGCGAGTCCGTCGACTATTTTGTGCAAAGCCGTTTCAAGTCGGAAAGAGCGCGTGTCCTTTTTGCCGGTGTTGCTGCTCATTCTATCCTGCCGACGGACCGTGGTTGGGGGGCTGCTTTTGGATTGATGCTGTGCGCCGCCGGTCATAGCACGGGCTGGCCGATAGCCAAGGGCGGCTCGCAGAGCATAGGAGACGCTTTAGTACGTTGTCTCGTGGCCTTGGGTGGGGAAGTGAGCACCGGCATCGAAGTCCGATCGCTGAGAGACTTGCCGAAATCGAAAGCAATCTTGCTGGATGTGACCCCGCGACAGCTGGCGGCCATCGCCGGAGATCAGCTTCCGCCGTCGTATAGAGAGCGACTCGTGGAGCATTCCCACGGACCAGGCGTATTCAAAATGGACTGGGCGCTGAGCGGCCCCATTCCGTGGAAAGACAGCCAATGCCTGAAAGCAGCCACGGTTCACGTTGGGGGAGCCTTCAAGGAAATTGCAACAGCGGAGAATGCGGTCTGGAAGGGAGAGCATCCCGAAAAGCCGCTGGTCATTCTGGCGCAACCGAGCCTCTTTGATCCCACGCGCGTCCCCGATGGCAAGCAGTCGGCATGGGCTTACTGCCACGTTCCCAACGGGTCGACCTTCGATATGTCGCCGAGAATTGAAGCCCAGATTGAACATTTCGCTCCGGGTTTTCGCGATCTCATTCTGGCGAAGAAGGTCATGAACACCTCAGATATGCAAGACTACAATCCGAACTACATCGGGGGAGATATTGCCGGAGGTGTTCAGAATCCTTTCCGCCTGCGCGTGAGACCTCTGGGGCAATGGAAACCGTACGCCACGCCTTTGAAAGGGGTTTACCTGTGCTCTTCGTCCATGCCGCCGGGGGCCGGTGTGCATGGAATGTGCGGATACCATGCGGCAAAAACGGTCCTTCGGGAGGTATAG